In Saccharomyces cerevisiae S288C chromosome V, complete sequence, one DNA window encodes the following:
- the PRP22 gene encoding DEAH-box ATP-dependent RNA helicase PRP22 (DEAH-box RNA-dependent ATPase/ATP-dependent RNA helicase; associates with lariat intermediates before the second catalytic step of splicing; mediates ATP-dependent mRNA release from the spliceosome and unwinds RNA duplexes; required for proofreading the exon ligation reaction) yields MSDISKLIGAIVGSDDPVIIEFVLNIINKSGNLQEFIRNIQKLDAGISYEDSIKMYNAFLGKQEEEKVRNKVKSSPLSQKINQVLKDDVNLDDPVVTEFVLSILNKSKSITEFQEQLNLMQSGLDNETIFKIYQIASPPVMKEEVSVLPSTKIPAKIEAKIEEEVQKIESLDPSPVLHKVYEGKVRNITTFGCFVQIFGTRMKNCDGLVHISEMSDQRTLDPHDVVRQGQHIFVEVIKIQNNGKISLSMKNIDQHSGEIRKRNTESVEDRGRSNDAHTSRNMKNKIKRRALTSPERWEIRQLIASGAASIDDYPELKDEIPINTSYLTAKRDDGSIVNGNTEKVDSKLEEQQRDETDEIDVELNTDDGPKFLKDQQVKGAKKYEMPKITKVPRGFMNRSAINGSNAIRDHREEKLRKKREIEQQIRKQQSFDDPTKNKKDSRNEIQMLKNQLIVTEWEKNRMNESISYGKRTSLPISAQRQTLPVYAMRSELIQAVRDNQFLVIVGETGSGKTTQITQYLDEEGFSNYGMIGCTQPRRVAAVSVAKRVAEEVGCKVGHDVGYTIRFEDVTGPDTRIKYMTDGMLQREALLDPEMSKYSVIMLDEAHERTVATDVLFALLKKAAIKRPELKVIVTSATLNSAKFSEYFLNCPIINIPGKTFPVEVLYSQTPQMDYIEAALDCVIDIHINEGPGDILVFLTGQEEIDSCCEILYDRVKTLGDSIGELLILPVYSALPSEIQSKIFEPTPKGSRKVVFATNIAETSITIDGIYYVVDPGFAKINIYNARAGIEQLIVSPISQAQANQRKGRAGRTGPGKCYRLYTESAFYNEMLENTVPEIQRQNLSHTILMLKAMGINDLLKFDFMDPPPKNLMLNALTELYHLQSLDDEGKLTNLGKEMSLFPMDPTLSRSLLSSVDNQCSDEIVTIISMLSVQNVFYRPKDRQLEADSKKAKFHHPYGDHLTLLNVYTRWQQANYSEQYCKTNFLHFRHLKRARDVKSQISMIFKKIGLKLISCHSDPDLIRKTFVSGFFMNAAKRDSQVGYKTINGGTEVGIHPSSSLYGKEYEYVMYHSIVLTSREYMSQVTSIEPQWLLEVAPHFYKAGDAESQSRKKAKIIPLHNKFAKDQNSWRLSSIRQSRERALGIKR; encoded by the coding sequence ATGTCTGATATATCGAAACTCATAGGAGCTATTGTGGGATCTGATGACCCCGTTATCATTGAATTTGTGCTGAATATCATAAATAAATCCGGCAATTTACAAGAGTTTATAcgaaatattcaaaaattggatGCCGGTATATCCTACGAAGACAGTATTAAGATGTATAATGCATTTTTAGGAAAGcaggaagaagaaaaggtaCGAAATAAAGTTAAAAGTTCACCGTTaagtcaaaaaattaatcaGGTACTGAAAGATGACGTTAATTTGGACGACCCTGTTGTGACTGAATTCGTCCTGAgcattttgaataaatcTAAATCAATAACTGAGTTCCAGGAACAACTGAACTTGATGCAAAGCGGACTCGATAATGAAACAATTTTCAAGATATATCAAATTGCATCACCACCAgtaatgaaagaagaagtcTCAGTTCTTCCAAGCACCAAGATACCAGCAAAGATAGAAGCAAAGATTGAAGAAGAGGtacaaaaaatagaaagttTAGACCCCAGCCCTGTCCTTCACAAAGTTTATGAAGGTAAAGTGAGAAACATAACTACTTTTGGGTGTTTCGTCCAAATTTTTGGGACGCGAATGAAGAATTGTGATGGCTTAGTTCATATTTCAGAAATGTCAGACCAAAGAACATTAGATCCACATGATGTGGTGAGACAAGGCCAACATATCTTTGTCGAAgtgataaaaatacaaaataatggaaaaatatCGCTCTCcatgaaaaatattgatcAACATAGTGGAGAAATCcggaaaagaaatactgAAAGTGTCGAAGATAGAGGTAGGTCCAACGATGCTCATACAAGCAGAAAtatgaaaaacaaaattaaaaggCGTGCTTTGACTTCACCAGAAAGATGGGAAATTCGCCAACTAATTGCCAGCGGTGCTGCTTCCATCGATGACTATCCTGAATTGAAGGATGAAATACCCATAAATACTTCCTATTTGACCGCGAAAAGAGATGACGGCAGTATCGTTAACGGTAATACAGAGAAAGTGGACTCAAAATTGGAAGAACAACAACGAGACGAGACGGATGAAATTGATGTCGAGCTGAATACAGATGATGGGCccaaatttttaaaggaTCAGCAAGTCAAGGGGGCCAAGAAATATGAAATGCCTAAAATTACAAAAGTCCCGAGAGGATTTATGAATCGTTCAGCAATCAACGGCTCTAATGCAATACGAGATCatagagaagaaaagttaaggaaaaaaagagagattGAACAACAGATTAGGAAACAACAGTCGTTTGATGATCCTAcgaaaaacaaaaaagattCCAGGAACGAAATtcaaatgttgaaaaaccAGCTGATTGTTACTGAatgggaaaaaaatagaatgaATGAATCTATCTCGTATGGCAAAAGAACTTCCTTACCAATCAGTGCACAGCGTCAAACTTTGCCTGTATACGCGATGAGGTCTGAATTGATACAGGCTGTGCGTGACAATCAATTTCTGGTCATTGTTGGTGAGACAGGTTCGGGTAAAACCACTCAAATTACTCAGTATTTAGATGAAGAAGGGTTTAGTAACTATGGGATGATCGGATGTACCCAACCTCGTAGGGTTGCCGCTGTATCCGTTGCTAAAAGAGTGGCTGAAGAAGTTGGCTGCAAAGTTGGCCATGACGTTGGCTATACCATTAGATTTGAAGATGTTACTGGCCCAGATACcagaataaaatatatgacTGATGGTATGTTACAGAGAGAGGCGTTGTTAGATCCCGAGATGTCAAAATATTCAGTTATCATGTTAGATGAAGCTCACGAAAGAACTGTGGCAACTGATGTTTTATTTGCGTTGTTAAAGAAAGCGGCTATTAAAAGGCCAGAATTAAAAGTAATAGTTACATCGGCTACTTTGAACTCTGCTAAATTTTCTGAGTACTTTTTAAATTGTCCGATTATCAATATACCTGGTAAAACTTTTCCCGTGGAAGTACTCTACTCACAGACGCCCCAAATGGATTACATAGAGGCAGCTTTGGATTGTGTAATAGACATCCATATTAATGAAGGCCCAGGCGATATTTTAGTCTTTTTGACTGGACAGGAAGAAATAGACTCATGCTGTGAAATTTTATATGATAGGGTGAAAACTTTAGGTGACAGCATCGGCGAATTACTGATTTTGCCCGTTTATTCTGCTTTGCCAAGTGAAATCCAatcgaaaatttttgaaccCACTCCAAAGGGCAGTCGAAAAGTCGTATTTGCCACAAATATTGCGGAAACTTCAATCACTATTGATGGAATTTATTATGTCGTGGACCCTGGATTTGCAAAAATCAACATTTATAATGCAAGAGCAGGTATCGAGCAGTTGATAGTGTCTCCAATCTCTCAGGCACAGgcaaatcaaagaaaaggtaGAGCTGGAAGAACAGGCCCTGGAAAATGCTATCGACTTTATACAGAATCCGCATTTTACAATGAAATGTTAGAAAACACGGTTCCAGAAATTCAAAGGCAGAATCTTTCTCATACTATTTTGATGCTAAAGGCCATGGGAATTAAtgatttattgaaatttgaCTTCATGGATCCCCCTCCCAAAAATTTAATGCTTAACGCACTGACAGAATTATACCACCTGCAGTCACTAGATGACGAGGGAAAACTAACAAATTTAGGTAAAGAGATGTCCTTATTTCCAATGGATCCCACTCTATCACGCTCTTTATTGTCATCTGTTGATAATCAGTGCTCGGATGAAATTGTTACTATAATCTCAATGTTGTCAGTACAGAACGTTTTTTATCGTCCAAAAGATAGGCAATTGGAAGCAGATAGCAAGAAGGCAAAGTTTCATCATCCATACGGTGACCATTTAACATTATTGAACGTTTATACTAGATGGCAGCAGGCAAATTACTCGGAGCAGTATTGCAAAACAAACTTTCTGCATTTTAgacatttgaaaagagcAAGAGATGTTAAAAGCCAAATTAGCATGATATTTAAAAAGATAGGCTTAAAGTTAATAAGCTGTCATAGTGATCCTGATTTAATTCGTAAAACTTTCGTGTCAGGGTTCTTCATGAACGCTGCTAAGCGAGACTCACAGGTAGGTTATAAAACCATCAATGGTGGTACAGAGGTTGGAATACATCCCTCGAGTTCATTGTACGGAAAAGAGTATGAATACGTAATGTATCATAGTATCGTATTAACTAGCCGGGAATACATGTCGCAGGTAACATCCATTGAGCCCCAATGGCTTCTCGAAGTAGCGCCTCATTTTTATAAAGCTGGAGATGCTGAAAGCCAGTCTAGGAAGAAAGCGAAAATCATTCCTTTGCATAACAAGTTTGCCAAGGATCAAAATTCATGGAGACTAAGCTCAATAAGGCAGTCAAGGGAAAGGGCATTAGGTATCAAGAGGTAA
- the HEM14 gene encoding oxygen-dependent protoporphyrinogen oxidase (Protoporphyrinogen oxidase; a mitochondrial enzyme that catalyzes the seventh step in the heme biosynthetic pathway, converting protoporphyrinogen IX to protoporphyrin IX; inhibited by diphenyl ether-type herbicides), producing the protein MLLPLTKLKPRAKVAVVGGGVSGLCFTYFLSKLRPDVEITLFESQNRTGGWIYSCNTRDMSGNPIMLEKGPRTLRGVSDGTVLIMDTLKDLGKEAVIQSIDKGCIADKKFLLDPSDKLVQVPNSISTTVKFLLNPLGKGLITGMMGEWFRKKSPHPGQDESVESICDRRFGNNYISNNMISALLRGIYGDDVSLLSAKRTFKKIYYNELKHGSNTQAMIDNMRGKSRSKKTENLHQSLTGCLNDYSNAFGKDRSKLLDLSNTLKKYPMLGLAGGLETFPKIVRNALNEFKNVKIVTGNPVTQIMKRPANETTIGLKAKSGDQYETFDHLRLTITPPKIAKLLPKDQNSLSKLLDEIQSNTIILVNYYLPNKDVIDADLQGFGYLVPKSNKNPGKLLGVIFDSVIERNFKPLFDKLSTNPNALNKYTKVTAMIGGCMLNEHGVPVVPSREVTINAVKDALNNHLGISNKDLEAGQWEFTIADRCLPRFHVGYDAWQERAERKLQESYGQTVSVGGMGFSRSPGVPDVIVDGFNDALQLSK; encoded by the coding sequence ATGTTATTACCATTAACAAAGCTAAAACCGAGAGCAAAAGTTGCTGTTGTAGGGGGTGGCGTTTCTGGACTATGTTttacttattttttaagCAAGTTGAGACCGGATGTTGAAATCACACTGTTCGAATCGCAGAACAGAACTGGGGGTTGGATATATTCTTGTAACACAAGAGATATGAGTGGGAACCCAATTATGTTGGAGAAGGGACCCAGAACATTGAGGGGCGTATCAGACGGGACCGTTCTGATTATGGATACCCTTAAAGACTTGGGCAAGGAAGCAGTTATTCAAAGCATTGATAAAGGTTGCATTGCAGACAAAAAGTTTCTACTAGACCCCAGTGATAAACTCGTGCAGGTTCCTAATTCGATATCTACAACAGTAAAATTTCTGCTGAATCCGTTGGGAAAAGGACTCATCACGGGTATGATGGGAGAATGgttcagaaaaaaatctccACATCCTGGCCAAGACGAAAGTGTCGAATCCATTTGTGACAGAAGGTTTGGGAATAACTACATATCAAACAATATGATCAGTGCCTTACTAAGAGGTATCTATGGGGATGACGTTTCCCTATTAAGTGCCAAGAGAACGTTTAAGAAAATATACTACAATGAACTAAAGCACGGATCTAACACACAAGCTATGATTGATAATATGCGCGGAAAGTCaagaagtaaaaaaacTGAGAACCTGCACCAATCTTTAACTGGCTGCCTTAACGACTACTCAAATGCGTTTGGAAAAGACAGGTCAAAGTTATTAGACTTATCCAACACGCTAAAGAAATATCCCATGTTGGGTCTTGCTGGGGGACTAGAAACGTTTCCCAAGATAGTCAGAAATGCTTTGAACGAATTTAAAAACGTCAAAATAGTTACTGGGAACCCGGTTACGCAAATAATGAAACGCCCTGCTAACGAAACGACAATCGGATTGAAAGCGAAATCTGGCGACCAATACGAAACATTTGACCATTTAAGACTTACGATAACACCTCCCAAAATCGCTAAATTGCTACCGAAGGATCAAAATTCATTATCCAAGTTATTAGATGAGATACAATCAAACACAATAATTTTAGTTAATTATTATTTGCCAAACAAAGATGTAATAGATGCCGATCTACAAGGCTTTGGATACTTGGTTCCCAAATCCAATAAGAATCCAGGGAAATTGCTTGGTGTAATTTTCGATTCTGTTATCGAAAGGAATTTCAAACCACTTTTTGACAAACTCTCCACAAACCCAAACGCCCTCAACAAATATACAAAAGTGACTGCGATGATAGGAGGTTGTATGCTCAATGAACACGGTGTTCCTGTAGTGCCATCCAGGGAGGTAACCATTAATGCAGTCAAAGATGCGCTGAACAACCACCTCGGCATCAGTAACAAGGATCTGGAAGCTGGTCAGTGGGAATTCACTATCGCCGATAGATGTCTGCCAAGATTTCATGTAGGTTATGACGCATGGCAAGAAAGAGCTGAAAGGAAGTTGCAAGAATCTTACGGCCAAACAGTTTCTGTGGGGGGAATGGGATTTTCTAGAAGTCCCGGTGTCCCTGACGTTATTGTAGACGGCTTTAACGACGCCTTACAGCTAAGCAAATAA
- the BUD25 gene encoding Bud25p (Protein involved in bud-site selection; diploid mutants display a random budding pattern instead of the wild-type bipolar pattern): MFCTWDSWDTGTSRKSHSPHRNCLAVRFLQLPFSSFLPCVITYMKSWQTSIGDSEFPLTSFQILVTDAEVVVQRIFDCINGYLPGWHYRNTVFIEHTTSYHRSHFCIFVEGVWVCGEFVKKWFEIPFDNRIENYTKQFPWILIGFGNQVSKAL; the protein is encoded by the coding sequence GGACACCGGGACTTCTAGAAAATCCCATTCCCCCCACAGAAACTGTTTGGCCGTAAGATTCTTGCAACTTCCTTTCAGCTCTTTCTTGCCATGCGTCATAACCTACATGAAATCTTGGCAGACATCTATCGGCGATAGTGAATTCCCACTGACCAGCTTCCAGATCCTTGTTACTGATGCCGAGGTGGTTGTTCAGCGCATCTTTGACTGCATTAATGGTTACCTCCCTGGATGGCACTACAGGAACACCGTGTTCATTGAGCATACAACCTCCTATCATCGCAGTCACTTTTGTATATTTGTTGAGGGCGTTTGGGTTTGTGGAGAGTTTGTCAAAAAGTGGTTTGAAATTCCTTTCGATAACAGAATCGAAAATTACACCAAGCAATTTCCCTGGATTCTTATTGGATTTGGGAACCAAGTATCCAAAGCCTTGTAG